A genomic region of Magnolia sinica isolate HGM2019 chromosome 6, MsV1, whole genome shotgun sequence contains the following coding sequences:
- the LOC131247897 gene encoding UDP-glucosyl transferase 73B2-like — translation MSGEILVVPFHGQGHLFPCIELCIHLAARNYHITLVLPSSFASSISPSVRHHPLIQIAELSASSPPENDPHHHRFPPSNLSIESFSDFLSSRSNDRDSPPAVCAIVDMMMSWTHETFRKFKIPTVSFFTSGACSAAMEYAVWKIRQENPVPGLNLTLPGLPDDVRLTLSDLTHPGPPPPRHPGRGPPHRNHHGGGPPHRNHHWAGHPPPPPGAGKHGPPPSWIGETEGSMALLMNTCEDLERPFLDYVAKETGKRVWGVGPLLPAQFWRSAHSVVHDGEIRSKRESNVSEDDVSKWLDSQPRGSVVYVAFGTEVGPSKEELEELAAGLEESNRPFIWVLRSSAGRSGPPPPPPDIGDSGDDDFFPDGLARRAEGRGLIIQGWAPQLLILSHPSTAGFLTHCGWNSILEALGRGVPLLAWPIRGDQHYNAKLVSSHLKVGLMIRAADGASAVKKDDVVRGIEGLMADDETRNRAAAIRSVFGHSFPASSSASLDDFRGILEQICQQK, via the coding sequence ATGTCCGGAGAAATCCTAGTCGTCCCTTTCCATGGCCAAGGCCATCTATTCCCATGCATCGAGCTCTGCATCCACCTCGCCGCACGAAATTACCACATCACCCTAGTTCTCCCCTCCTCTTTCGCCTCTTCCATCTCTCCCTCCGTCCGTCACCACCCCCTTATTCAGATCGCCGAGCTCTCCGCCTCTTCGCCGCCGGAAAACGACCCACACCATCATCGGTTCCCGCCGAGCAATCTCTCGATCGAAAGCTTCTCCGATTTCCTCTCCAGCCGATCCAACGACCGAGATTCGCCTCCTGCCGTCTGCGCCATTGTGGACATGATGATGAGCTGGACCCACGAAACGTTCCGGAAATTCAAAATCCCGACCGTCAGCTTCTTCACCTCCGGCGCCTGCTCCGCCGCCATGGAGTACGCTGTGTGGAAAATCCGGCAAGAAAATCCGGTGCCCGGCCTAAATCTGACGCTTCCCGGCCTGCCGGACGACGTCAGGCTGACTTTATCCGATCTGACTCACCCGGGTCCTCCGCCTCCACGTCATCCCGGCCGGGGGCCTCCGCATCGAAATCATCACGGCGGGGGACCTCCGCATCGAAATCATCACTGGGCCGGCCACCCGCCGCCGCCTCCTGGAGCCGGCAAACACGGCCCACCGCCCTCGTGGATCGGGGAAACGGAGGGCTCGATGGCATTGCTGATGAACACGTGCGAAGATCTGGAACGTCCATTCCTCGATTACGTAGCGAAGGAGACAGGGAAGCGGGTATGGGGTGTGGGCCCGCTCTTGCCAGCTCAGTTCTGGCGATCTGCTCACTCAGTCGTCCACGACGGTGAGATACGCTCCAAACGAGAATCCAACGTCAGCGAGGACGATGTAAGCAAATGGCTGGATTCGCAACCACGTGGATCTGTGGTCTACGTGGCATTCGGCACGGAGGTGGGCCCCTCCAAGGAGGAGCTGGAAGAGCTCGCAGCCGGGCTGGAGGAGTCAAACCGTCCGTTCATCTGGGTTCTCCGGTCCAGCGCAGGACGGTCCGGTCCACCGCCGCCGCCCCCAGACATAGGAGATTCTGGAGACGACGACTTCTTTCCGGATGGCCTGGCGCGCCGAGCCGAAGGAAGGGGACTGATCATccaggggtgggccccacagcttctGATCCTGAGCCATCCGTCCACGGCCGGCTTTCTGACGCACTGCGGCTGGAACTCGATTCTGGAGGCGCTGGGGCGCGGCGTTCCGCTTCTGGCGTGGCCGATCCGCGGGGACCAGCACTACAACGCCAAGCTAGTGTCGAGCCATCTCAAGGTCGGCCTGATGATCCGAGCCGCCGATGGAGCTTCCGCCGTGAAGAAGGACGACGTCGTTAGAGGGATAGAGGGGCTGATGGCTGACGACGAGACGAGGAATCGAGCGGCGGCTATCCGCTCGGTCTTTGGCCACAGCTTCCCAGCTAGCTCATCGGCTTCCCTAGACGATTTTCGGGGTATTCTGGAGCAAATCTGTCAACAGAAATAA